The following coding sequences lie in one Clupea harengus chromosome 23, Ch_v2.0.2, whole genome shotgun sequence genomic window:
- the LOC105908561 gene encoding uncharacterized protein LOC105908561 isoform X1, translating to MRTLLLLTALTVCWFLVEAKPQIKMFPNYGQVYAGDTVILKCSEIPTNKWLFRGQLLEADNQSLILPAASQHSAGDYQCVTAEKSDKFTLRVLDLLAPALLEVLSKNAVVYKNTLVPLQLYVDEGLTDWKCYIARKDTLFHVQIPEDEMTSKTSITFFVEARGENPEIVFCNHKTRGRSNSISLRSTEMEVLLEIPPRPAMLGEPLTLKCEVQGGAEIKTAVFYKDGAQIQTTSDGSYKISAVTDKDQGSYRCKATYRYTYTNPHGAFKEKVDSEPQTLNIRARPPSAVIAHDASTLECSCSAPDCPAAPRFHWYYQESGTAVPAMHTKDAPRLLYDQPGLYACQAFWDDGVSRRSQLFYAAPDSKLIIYVVLALIIAGVLCVAIAFLFLKKRREDSAGQRDVPMKSMRRKKAGEEDDEAKDDAYQSLNETDKNDYHTLQQGDGADGGYEAVGGARSGDGGDGGYEALKAKEQSDVYHSLQPTETPGADGGYEALKGTKQSDTYETLKPTAEGGGDGGVEAIKGSKASATGEESEEKGVYQKLGTDGGDGVYEELGRKRQEDNKED from the exons ATGAGgacactcctcctcctcacag CTCTGACAGTCTGCTGGTTCCTGGTTGAGGCCAAACCTCAAA TCAAAATGTTCCCAAACTATGGACAAGTGTATGCAGGTGATACTGTAATACTGAAATGTAGTGAGATTCCCACCAATAAATGGCTCTTCAGAGGTCAACTACTCGAGGCAGACAACCAGTCTCTGATCCTGCCTGCAGCATCACAACACAGCGCTGGAGACTATCAGTGTGTCACTGCAGAGAAGAGTGACAAGTTCACCCTCCGTGTTCTGG ACCTTCTCGCTCCTGCTCTCCTTGAAGTTTTATCAAAGAATGCAGTGGTCTACAAGAACACACTTGTGCCCCTTCAGCTGTACGTAGATGAGGGCTTAACAGACTGGAAATGTTACATCGCCCGCAAGGATACATTATTTCATGTGCAGATTCCAGAAGATGAAATGACATCCAAGACAAGCATCACATTTTTTGTTGAGGCTAGAGGAGAGAACCCAGAAATTGTCTTTTGCAACCACAAGACTCGAGGACGCAGCAATTCTATCAGCCTCAGGAGCACAG AAATGGAGGTGTTGTTAGAGATCCCCCCAAGACCTGCGATGCTGGGGGAGCCTCTGACACTGAAGTGTGAGGTCCAGGGAGGTGCCGAAATTAAGACTGCTGTTTTCTACAAGGATGGCGCTCAGATCCAAACTACATCGGATGGTTCCTACAAGATCTCAGCCGTCACTGACAAAGACCAGGGCTCCTACCGCTGCAAAGCCACCTACCGTTACACCTACACAAATCCTCATGGAGCCTTCAAGGAAAAAGTGGACTCAGAAcctcaaacattaaacatcagaG CCCGTCCTCCGTCAGCAGTCATTGCTCACGATGCCTCAACTCTAGAGTGCTCCTGTTCTGCTCCTGACTGTCCTGCTGCTCCACGTTTCCATTGGTACTATCAAGAGTCCGGTACTGCAGTGCCAGCAATGCACACAAAGGACGCCCCACGACTCCTCTATGACCAGCCTGGACTGTATGCCTGCCAAGCTTTCTGGGACGATGGGGTCTCTCGCCGCAGTCAATTGTTTTACGCTG CTCCGGACAGTAAACTTATAATCTATGTTGTACTGGCACTCATAATAGcaggagtgctgtgtgtggcGATAGCATTTCTGTTTCTTAAAAAGCGACGTGAGGATTCTGCCGGGCAGAGGGATGTGCCGATGAAGAgcatgaggaggaagaaggctGGTGAGGAGGACGACGAAGCGAAAGATGACGCTTACCAGTCCCTCAATGAAACAGACAAAAACGACTACCATACTCTGCAGCAGGGTGATGGTGCAGATGGGGGCTATGAGGCCGTGGGGGGGGCCAGGtcaggggatgggggggacgGTGGTTATGAAGCACTTAAGGCCAAAGAGCAGAGCGATGTCTACCACTCTCTGCAGCCTACCGAGACACCGGGGGCAGATGGAGGGTATGAGGCCCTGAAGGGCACTAAGCAGAGTGACACCTATGAAACCTTGAAGCCGACAGCAGAGGGTGGGGGAGACGGGGGGGTCGAGGCGATTAAGGGAAGCAAGGCAAGTGCTACCGGCGAGGAATCGGAGGAGAAAGGGGTGTACCAAAAGCTGGGAACTGATGGGGGTGATGGGGTCTATGAGGAGCTGGGAAGGAAAAGACAGGAAGACAATAAGGAGGATTGA
- the LOC105908561 gene encoding uncharacterized protein LOC105908561 isoform X2 produces the protein MRTLFLPTALTVCWFLVEAKPQIKMFPNYGQVYAGDTVILKCSEIPTNKWLFRGQLLEADNQSLILPAASQHSAGDYQCVTAEKSDKFTLRVLDLLAPALLEVLSKNAVVYKNTLVPLQLYVDEGLTDWKCYIARKDTLFHVQIPEDEMTSKTSITFFVEARGENPEIVFCNHKTRGRSNSISLRSTEMEVLLEIPPRPAMLGEPLTLKCEVQGGAEIKTAVFYKDGAQIQTTSDGSYKISAVTDKDQGSYRCKATYRYTYTNPHGAFKEKVDSEPQTLNIRARPPSAVIAHDASTLECSCSAPDCPAAPRFHWYYQESGTAVPAMHTKDAPRLLYDQPGLYACQAFWDDGVSRRSQLFYAAPDSKLIIYVVLALIIAGVLCVAIAFLFLKKRREDSAGQRDVPMKSMRRKKAGEEDDEAKDDAYQSLNETDKNDYHTLQQGDGADGGYEAVGGARSGDGGDGGYEALKAKEQSDVYHSLQPTETPGADGGYEALKGTKQSDTYETLKPTAEGGGDGGVEAIKGSKASATGEESEEKGVYQKLGTDGGDGVYEELGRKRQEDNKED, from the exons ATGAGGACACTCTTCCTCCCCACAG CTCTGACAGTCTGCTGGTTCCTGGTTGAGGCCAAACCTCAAA TCAAAATGTTCCCAAACTATGGACAAGTGTATGCAGGTGATACTGTAATACTGAAATGTAGTGAGATTCCCACCAATAAATGGCTCTTCAGAGGTCAACTACTCGAGGCAGACAACCAGTCTCTGATCCTGCCTGCAGCATCACAACACAGCGCTGGAGACTATCAGTGTGTCACTGCAGAGAAGAGTGACAAGTTCACCCTCCGTGTTCTGG ACCTTCTCGCTCCTGCTCTCCTTGAAGTTTTATCAAAGAATGCAGTGGTCTACAAGAACACACTTGTGCCCCTTCAGCTGTACGTAGATGAGGGCTTAACAGACTGGAAATGTTACATCGCCCGCAAGGATACATTATTTCATGTGCAGATTCCAGAAGATGAAATGACATCCAAGACAAGCATCACATTTTTTGTTGAGGCTAGAGGAGAGAACCCAGAAATTGTCTTTTGCAACCACAAGACTCGAGGACGCAGCAATTCTATCAGCCTCAGGAGCACAG AAATGGAGGTGTTGTTAGAGATCCCCCCAAGACCTGCGATGCTGGGGGAGCCTCTGACACTGAAGTGTGAGGTCCAGGGAGGTGCCGAAATTAAGACTGCTGTTTTCTACAAGGATGGCGCTCAGATCCAAACTACATCGGATGGTTCCTACAAGATCTCAGCCGTCACTGACAAAGACCAGGGCTCCTACCGCTGCAAAGCCACCTACCGTTACACCTACACAAATCCTCATGGAGCCTTCAAGGAAAAAGTGGACTCAGAAcctcaaacattaaacatcagaG CCCGTCCTCCGTCAGCAGTCATTGCTCACGATGCCTCAACTCTAGAGTGCTCCTGTTCTGCTCCTGACTGTCCTGCTGCTCCACGTTTCCATTGGTACTATCAAGAGTCCGGTACTGCAGTGCCAGCAATGCACACAAAGGACGCCCCACGACTCCTCTATGACCAGCCTGGACTGTATGCCTGCCAAGCTTTCTGGGACGATGGGGTCTCTCGCCGCAGTCAATTGTTTTACGCTG CTCCGGACAGTAAACTTATAATCTATGTTGTACTGGCACTCATAATAGcaggagtgctgtgtgtggcGATAGCATTTCTGTTTCTTAAAAAGCGACGTGAGGATTCTGCCGGGCAGAGGGATGTGCCGATGAAGAgcatgaggaggaagaaggctGGTGAGGAGGACGACGAAGCGAAAGATGACGCTTACCAGTCCCTCAATGAAACAGACAAAAACGACTACCATACTCTGCAGCAGGGTGATGGTGCAGATGGGGGCTATGAGGCCGTGGGGGGGGCCAGGtcaggggatgggggggacgGTGGTTATGAAGCACTTAAGGCCAAAGAGCAGAGCGATGTCTACCACTCTCTGCAGCCTACCGAGACACCGGGGGCAGATGGAGGGTATGAGGCCCTGAAGGGCACTAAGCAGAGTGACACCTATGAAACCTTGAAGCCGACAGCAGAGGGTGGGGGAGACGGGGGGGTCGAGGCGATTAAGGGAAGCAAGGCAAGTGCTACCGGCGAGGAATCGGAGGAGAAAGGGGTGTACCAAAAGCTGGGAACTGATGGGGGTGATGGGGTCTATGAGGAGCTGGGAAGGAAAAGACAGGAAGACAATAAGGAGGATTGA
- the LOC105908561 gene encoding uncharacterized protein LOC105908561 isoform X3, which translates to MRTLLLTALTVCWFLVEAKPQIKMFPNYGQVYAGDTVILKCSEIPTNKWLFRGQLLEADNQSLILPAASQHSAGDYQCVTAEKSDKFTLRVLDLLAPALLEVLSKNAVVYKNTLVPLQLYVDEGLTDWKCYIARKDTLFHVQIPEDEMTSKTSITFFVEARGENPEIVFCNHKTRGRSNSISLRSTEMEVLLEIPPRPAMLGEPLTLKCEVQGGAEIKTAVFYKDGAQIQTTSDGSYKISAVTDKDQGSYRCKATYRYTYTNPHGAFKEKVDSEPQTLNIRARPPSAVIAHDASTLECSCSAPDCPAAPRFHWYYQESGTAVPAMHTKDAPRLLYDQPGLYACQAFWDDGVSRRSQLFYAAPDSKLIIYVVLALIIAGVLCVAIAFLFLKKRREDSAGQRDVPMKSMRRKKAGEEDDEAKDDAYQSLNETDKNDYHTLQQGDGADGGYEAVGGARSGDGGDGGYEALKAKEQSDVYHSLQPTETPGADGGYEALKGTKQSDTYETLKPTAEGGGDGGVEAIKGSKASATGEESEEKGVYQKLGTDGGDGVYEELGRKRQEDNKED; encoded by the exons ATGAGgacactcctcct CACAGCTCTGACAGTCTGCTGGTTCCTGGTTGAGGCCAAACCTCAAA TCAAAATGTTCCCAAACTATGGACAAGTGTATGCAGGTGATACTGTAATACTGAAATGTAGTGAGATTCCCACCAATAAATGGCTCTTCAGAGGTCAACTACTCGAGGCAGACAACCAGTCTCTGATCCTGCCTGCAGCATCACAACACAGCGCTGGAGACTATCAGTGTGTCACTGCAGAGAAGAGTGACAAGTTCACCCTCCGTGTTCTGG ACCTTCTCGCTCCTGCTCTCCTTGAAGTTTTATCAAAGAATGCAGTGGTCTACAAGAACACACTTGTGCCCCTTCAGCTGTACGTAGATGAGGGCTTAACAGACTGGAAATGTTACATCGCCCGCAAGGATACATTATTTCATGTGCAGATTCCAGAAGATGAAATGACATCCAAGACAAGCATCACATTTTTTGTTGAGGCTAGAGGAGAGAACCCAGAAATTGTCTTTTGCAACCACAAGACTCGAGGACGCAGCAATTCTATCAGCCTCAGGAGCACAG AAATGGAGGTGTTGTTAGAGATCCCCCCAAGACCTGCGATGCTGGGGGAGCCTCTGACACTGAAGTGTGAGGTCCAGGGAGGTGCCGAAATTAAGACTGCTGTTTTCTACAAGGATGGCGCTCAGATCCAAACTACATCGGATGGTTCCTACAAGATCTCAGCCGTCACTGACAAAGACCAGGGCTCCTACCGCTGCAAAGCCACCTACCGTTACACCTACACAAATCCTCATGGAGCCTTCAAGGAAAAAGTGGACTCAGAAcctcaaacattaaacatcagaG CCCGTCCTCCGTCAGCAGTCATTGCTCACGATGCCTCAACTCTAGAGTGCTCCTGTTCTGCTCCTGACTGTCCTGCTGCTCCACGTTTCCATTGGTACTATCAAGAGTCCGGTACTGCAGTGCCAGCAATGCACACAAAGGACGCCCCACGACTCCTCTATGACCAGCCTGGACTGTATGCCTGCCAAGCTTTCTGGGACGATGGGGTCTCTCGCCGCAGTCAATTGTTTTACGCTG CTCCGGACAGTAAACTTATAATCTATGTTGTACTGGCACTCATAATAGcaggagtgctgtgtgtggcGATAGCATTTCTGTTTCTTAAAAAGCGACGTGAGGATTCTGCCGGGCAGAGGGATGTGCCGATGAAGAgcatgaggaggaagaaggctGGTGAGGAGGACGACGAAGCGAAAGATGACGCTTACCAGTCCCTCAATGAAACAGACAAAAACGACTACCATACTCTGCAGCAGGGTGATGGTGCAGATGGGGGCTATGAGGCCGTGGGGGGGGCCAGGtcaggggatgggggggacgGTGGTTATGAAGCACTTAAGGCCAAAGAGCAGAGCGATGTCTACCACTCTCTGCAGCCTACCGAGACACCGGGGGCAGATGGAGGGTATGAGGCCCTGAAGGGCACTAAGCAGAGTGACACCTATGAAACCTTGAAGCCGACAGCAGAGGGTGGGGGAGACGGGGGGGTCGAGGCGATTAAGGGAAGCAAGGCAAGTGCTACCGGCGAGGAATCGGAGGAGAAAGGGGTGTACCAAAAGCTGGGAACTGATGGGGGTGATGGGGTCTATGAGGAGCTGGGAAGGAAAAGACAGGAAGACAATAAGGAGGATTGA